In one Haloplanus salinus genomic region, the following are encoded:
- a CDS encoding FAD-dependent oxidoreductase, with amino-acid sequence MDPFVVVGGDAAGLSAASKCRRESDREVIVFERGQWISYAHCGTPYFVKGSVDRLTDLLSLSPAAAEERGIDLRRGHEVVSVDAEDRTVTVRTDDERFEQPYAELLVATGASAVTGPFDRGLDGVFSLHGLDDAAAIDAYLAAPEEYDPDRLGDGPVDRDRVDHNAALEPPDRAVIVGGGYVGVEMAEALTARGVDVHLYQRSAHLLVPFGTAVGEGVESELRDRGVTVHTDTEVDAVVGDGRVEAVRVDGDERPVDMALVGVGVEPNTALLDGTGVDRGPSGAIRTDEYGRTNLPAVYAAGDVATARHAVTGAETWVPLGLTANRAGRAVGSTVAGDPTPVGGVAGTAVVKAFDLECGRVGLVDTEAAAAAGFDPVSETITAGSRSGYYPGSEDTTVTLVADRTTGRTLGGAIVGRDRAAVRIDTLATAIGGGLTVAELERLDLAYAPPFSPVWDPILVAAKVVNGRLSE; translated from the coding sequence CCGGGCTGAGCGCCGCGAGCAAGTGTCGACGCGAGAGCGACCGCGAGGTGATCGTCTTCGAGAGGGGGCAGTGGATCTCCTACGCCCACTGCGGGACCCCCTACTTCGTGAAGGGGTCGGTCGACAGGCTGACCGATCTCCTCTCGCTCTCGCCGGCCGCGGCCGAAGAGCGCGGCATCGACCTGCGCCGCGGCCACGAAGTCGTCTCGGTCGACGCCGAGGACCGGACCGTCACCGTCCGCACCGACGACGAGCGGTTCGAACAGCCGTACGCGGAGTTGCTCGTCGCGACGGGCGCCAGCGCGGTCACCGGACCGTTCGACCGCGGCCTCGACGGCGTCTTCAGCCTCCACGGCCTCGACGACGCCGCAGCCATCGACGCGTATCTCGCCGCGCCCGAGGAGTACGACCCCGACCGCCTCGGCGACGGCCCCGTCGACCGCGACCGCGTCGACCACAACGCCGCGCTCGAACCGCCGGATCGAGCCGTCATCGTCGGCGGCGGCTACGTCGGCGTCGAGATGGCGGAGGCACTGACCGCCCGCGGCGTCGACGTCCACCTCTACCAGCGCTCCGCGCACCTCCTCGTGCCGTTCGGTACGGCGGTCGGCGAAGGGGTCGAATCGGAGCTTCGCGACCGGGGCGTCACGGTCCACACCGACACCGAAGTCGACGCAGTCGTCGGCGACGGGCGTGTCGAAGCCGTACGCGTCGACGGCGACGAACGGCCGGTCGACATGGCGCTCGTCGGCGTCGGAGTCGAGCCCAACACGGCCCTCCTCGACGGGACGGGCGTCGACCGGGGGCCGAGCGGCGCGATCAGGACCGACGAGTACGGCCGGACGAACCTGCCGGCCGTCTACGCCGCGGGCGACGTGGCGACCGCACGCCACGCGGTGACGGGCGCGGAGACGTGGGTGCCGCTCGGCTTGACCGCGAACCGCGCGGGGCGAGCCGTCGGCTCGACCGTCGCCGGCGACCCCACGCCCGTCGGCGGCGTGGCCGGGACGGCCGTTGTAAAAGCCTTCGACCTCGAATGCGGGCGAGTCGGCCTCGTCGACACCGAAGCGGCCGCGGCGGCCGGCTTCGACCCCGTCAGCGAGACGATCACCGCGGGGTCGCGGTCGGGGTACTACCCCGGCAGCGAGGATACGACGGTCACGCTCGTCGCGGATCGGACGACTGGGCGAACCCTCGGCGGCGCCATCGTCGGCCGGGACCGCGCGGCGGTTCGAATCGACACGCTCGCGACGGCCATCGGGGGCGGCCTGACGGTCGCCGAACTCGAACGGCTCGACCTGGCGTACGCGCCGCCTTTCAGCCCCGTCTGGGACCCCATCCTCGTCGCGGCGAAGGTCGTGAACGGACGGCTGTCCGAGTGA
- the cruF gene encoding bisanhydrobacterioruberin hydratase — protein MADAGDGSGDGGVGANAAATPSTGRGDRAAVQARLDTLVRDNRFTVAVVFPVVGAVLLVASAEGLVPPPFAFDPFLILLGTLVMRSPLLVGVAPVIDRTAAAGVAVLAGYAYAIEFVGLRTGWPYGDFHYAIDLGPTVAGVPVGLPVFFLPLVCNAYLLCLLLLGSRARAAWVRLPAVIGTVVAMDLVLDPGAVALGFWAYPDGGAVYGVPLSNFGGWVLSATVTVLVLDAVLDRVALLDRLETCEFALDDLVSFVLLWSAVNVYFGNWGAAAVGGLFGLGLVRANRFDVPARPRWV, from the coding sequence ATGGCTGACGCCGGCGACGGCAGCGGTGACGGCGGCGTGGGGGCGAACGCCGCCGCCACGCCCTCGACCGGCCGCGGCGACCGGGCGGCGGTGCAGGCCCGCCTCGACACGCTCGTCCGTGACAACCGCTTTACCGTCGCCGTCGTCTTCCCCGTCGTCGGCGCCGTCCTCCTCGTCGCGAGCGCGGAGGGACTCGTCCCGCCGCCGTTCGCGTTCGACCCCTTCCTGATCCTGCTCGGGACGCTCGTCATGCGTTCGCCGCTGCTCGTGGGCGTCGCGCCGGTAATCGACCGGACGGCGGCCGCCGGCGTCGCCGTGCTCGCCGGTTACGCCTACGCCATCGAGTTCGTCGGCCTCCGAACCGGGTGGCCCTACGGCGACTTCCACTACGCCATCGACCTCGGGCCGACCGTCGCTGGCGTCCCCGTCGGCCTCCCCGTCTTCTTCCTGCCGCTCGTCTGTAACGCCTACCTCCTCTGTCTGCTCCTCCTCGGCTCGCGGGCGCGGGCGGCGTGGGTCCGTCTGCCGGCGGTGATCGGGACCGTCGTCGCCATGGACCTCGTGCTCGACCCGGGCGCCGTCGCGCTGGGGTTCTGGGCCTACCCCGACGGCGGCGCCGTCTACGGCGTTCCGCTCTCGAACTTCGGGGGGTGGGTGCTCTCGGCGACGGTGACGGTGCTCGTCCTCGATGCCGTCCTCGACCGGGTGGCGCTGCTCGATCGGTTGGAAACCTGCGAGTTCGCGCTCGACGATCTGGTGAGTTTCGTCCTGCTCTGGAGCGCGGTCAACGTCTACTTCGGCAACTGGGGGGCAGCGGCCGTCGGTGGCCTCTTCGGTCTCGGGCTGGTTCGGGCGAACCGCTTCGACGTGCCGGCGCGGCCGCGCTGGGTCTAA
- a CDS encoding HVO_2523 family zinc finger protein, with protein sequence MSARCPRCETAMHRRHCKYVCPNHGVVFDCSDTFW encoded by the coding sequence ATGTCTGCTCGGTGTCCCCGGTGCGAGACGGCGATGCACCGCCGTCACTGCAAGTACGTCTGTCCGAACCACGGGGTCGTCTTCGACTGCAGCGATACGTTTTGGTGA
- a CDS encoding phytoene/squalene synthase family protein, with product MVSDDGVARGKEIQRRTGKTFHLATRLLPARVREATYVLYAFFRVADEVVDDAEGVPPAEQRAELERLRAAALGEEPPDDPVLAAFSDLRETYDIPDADVNTFVDAMLTDVTKSRYETFAELRAYMDGSAAAVGRMMTAVMDPDEPERALPHATALGEAFQLSNFLRDVREDIVERDRIYLPQETLDEHGVTEASLREFETTDAFREAMERELRRTEALYRDGVAGIEHLPTDCQFPVLVAAVLYADHHRLIRERGYDVLSETPSIATARKLALVARTRWHWLWNRDPETVFLRVSCVPEVPGDVDPDHGHEQSRGVGRRLLHGAVEGLRRLT from the coding sequence ATGGTGAGCGACGACGGCGTCGCCCGCGGCAAGGAGATCCAGCGCCGCACCGGAAAGACGTTCCATCTCGCCACCCGGCTGTTGCCCGCCCGCGTCCGCGAGGCGACGTACGTTCTCTACGCCTTCTTCCGGGTGGCCGACGAAGTCGTCGACGACGCCGAGGGCGTGCCCCCCGCCGAACAGCGTGCGGAACTCGAACGGCTCCGCGCGGCGGCGCTCGGTGAGGAGCCGCCCGACGACCCCGTGCTCGCCGCGTTCTCGGATCTCCGGGAGACGTACGACATCCCCGACGCGGACGTGAACACGTTCGTCGACGCGATGTTGACCGACGTAACCAAGAGTCGCTACGAGACGTTCGCGGAGCTGCGGGCGTATATGGACGGCTCTGCGGCCGCGGTCGGTCGGATGATGACCGCAGTGATGGACCCCGACGAGCCGGAGCGTGCGCTCCCGCACGCGACGGCGCTCGGCGAGGCGTTCCAACTCTCGAACTTCCTGCGGGACGTTCGCGAGGACATCGTCGAACGTGACCGCATCTACCTTCCGCAGGAGACCCTCGACGAGCACGGCGTCACCGAGGCGTCGCTTCGGGAGTTCGAGACGACCGACGCGTTCCGCGAGGCGATGGAACGCGAACTCCGGCGGACGGAAGCGCTCTACCGCGACGGCGTCGCCGGCATCGAACATCTTCCGACCGACTGCCAGTTCCCGGTGCTCGTCGCCGCCGTACTCTACGCCGACCACCACCGGTTGATCCGTGAGCGCGGCTACGACGTGCTCTCGGAGACGCCGTCGATAGCGACGGCGCGAAAGCTCGCGCTCGTGGCGCGGACGCGTTGGCACTGGCTCTGGAACCGCGACCCCGAAACCGTCTTCCTGCGGGTGAGCTGCGTCCCGGAGGTGCCCGGCGACGTGGACCCCGACCACGGCCACGAACAGAGCCGCGGGGTCGGTCGCCGGCTCCTGCACGGGGCGGTCGAGGGCCTCCGGCGGCTGACTTAG
- a CDS encoding phytoene desaturase family protein, which yields MNGNPPTGAADGRSVVVVGSGFGGLSTACYLADAGADVTVVEKNEQLGGRASRRYADGFRFDMGPSWYLMPDVFEDFFGDFGRRPDQYYGLERLDPHYRIFFKDGDEVDLLPDLAENRETFESYEPGAGEALDEYLEQAAYTYDVGMEHFVYEDRARLRDFVDPDVVRHAHGLSLLGTMQDHVEDYFDHPKLQQIVQYSLVFLGGAPNNTPALYNLMSHVDFNLGVYYPEEGMGGVVDGVVAMAEELGVEFHTDHPVAEIRGQEGAFAVRTEDGREFFPDEVVSDADYAHTEQNLLVPEDRQYDADYWESRTYAPSAFLVYLGVEGDVDPLAHHTLVLPTDWDDHFATIFGDDPSWPDDPAYYLCVPSETDDTVAPEGHSNLFALVPIAPGLDDGPERREEFRNLLLDDIAEHTGVDLRDRIVYEEMFAVSEFADRYNSTQGTALGLAHTLQQTSLLRPPHASTEVDGLYFTGSYTTPGIGVPMCLISGRLTAERMAKERR from the coding sequence ATGAACGGAAACCCGCCGACCGGAGCGGCCGACGGACGGTCGGTCGTCGTCGTCGGCAGCGGATTCGGCGGCCTCTCGACGGCCTGTTATCTCGCCGACGCCGGTGCGGACGTGACCGTAGTGGAGAAAAACGAACAGCTCGGCGGCCGCGCCAGCCGGCGCTACGCCGACGGCTTTCGATTCGACATGGGTCCGTCTTGGTATCTCATGCCCGACGTGTTCGAGGACTTCTTCGGCGACTTCGGACGCCGACCCGATCAGTACTACGGCCTCGAACGCCTCGACCCCCACTACCGCATCTTCTTCAAGGACGGCGACGAGGTGGACCTGCTGCCCGACTTGGCCGAGAACCGCGAGACGTTCGAGTCCTACGAACCCGGCGCGGGCGAGGCACTCGACGAGTATCTGGAGCAGGCCGCCTACACCTACGACGTGGGGATGGAGCATTTCGTCTACGAGGACCGCGCCCGCCTGCGGGATTTCGTCGACCCCGACGTGGTGCGACACGCCCACGGCCTCTCCCTCCTCGGGACGATGCAGGACCACGTCGAGGACTACTTCGACCACCCGAAGCTCCAACAGATCGTCCAGTACTCCCTCGTCTTCCTCGGCGGCGCGCCGAACAACACGCCCGCGCTCTACAACCTGATGAGCCACGTCGACTTCAACTTGGGCGTCTACTACCCCGAAGAGGGGATGGGCGGCGTCGTCGACGGCGTGGTGGCGATGGCCGAGGAACTGGGCGTCGAGTTCCACACGGACCACCCGGTCGCCGAAATCCGTGGCCAGGAAGGCGCCTTCGCCGTCCGTACCGAGGACGGCCGCGAGTTCTTCCCGGACGAGGTGGTCTCCGACGCCGACTACGCCCACACCGAACAGAACCTCCTCGTCCCCGAGGACCGCCAGTACGACGCCGACTACTGGGAGTCGCGTACCTACGCTCCCTCCGCCTTCCTCGTGTATCTCGGCGTCGAGGGCGACGTCGACCCGCTGGCTCACCACACGCTCGTCCTCCCCACCGACTGGGACGACCACTTCGCCACCATCTTCGGCGACGACCCGTCGTGGCCCGACGATCCCGCGTACTACCTCTGTGTCCCCTCGGAAACGGACGACACCGTCGCTCCCGAGGGCCACAGCAACCTCTTCGCCCTCGTTCCCATCGCCCCCGGGCTAGACGACGGTCCGGAGCGCCGCGAGGAGTTCCGTAACCTGCTCCTCGACGATATCGCCGAACACACGGGCGTCGACCTCCGGGACCGCATCGTCTACGAGGAGATGTTCGCCGTCTCCGAGTTCGCCGACCGGTACAACAGCACGCAGGGAACGGCGCTCGGCCTCGCGCACACCCTCCAGCAGACGTCGCTGTTACGGCCGCCACACGCCTCGACCGAGGTCGACGGTCTCTATTTCACCGGCTCGTACACCACGCCCGGCATCGGCGTCCCGATGTGTCTCATCAGCGGCCGCCTGACGGCCGAGCGGATGGCAAAAGAACGACGATGA
- a CDS encoding prenyltransferase, protein MTAAAARYLLKLSRPRFWLYLAGPVAVGVVYAAASTADLFTPTTLTLFAYFLLPANVLLYGVNDVFDVDVDAENPKKEGREVRYGGDRLVPVAVAVCGGLVLAPVGLTPPLAWPWLAGFLALGVAYSAPPARLKTRPPLDSLSNGLYVLPGAAAYAAVAGRHPPLLAVVGGWLWTMAMHTFSAIPDIEPDRRAGIETTATRLGEGATYAYCAACWALAAVAFGLLDVRLGALIGLYPLGVALVARSSVAADRAYWWFPAVNTVAGALITIAGLWRVVHG, encoded by the coding sequence ATGACGGCGGCGGCGGCGCGGTACCTGCTGAAGCTGTCGCGTCCGCGGTTCTGGCTCTACCTCGCCGGCCCCGTCGCGGTCGGCGTCGTCTACGCCGCCGCCTCGACGGCCGACCTCTTCACCCCGACGACGCTCACCCTGTTCGCGTACTTCCTCCTGCCCGCGAACGTCCTGCTCTACGGCGTCAACGACGTGTTCGACGTCGACGTGGACGCGGAGAACCCGAAGAAGGAGGGTCGCGAGGTGCGCTACGGCGGCGACCGGCTCGTCCCCGTCGCCGTCGCCGTCTGTGGCGGCCTCGTCCTCGCCCCCGTCGGGCTCACGCCACCGCTCGCGTGGCCGTGGCTCGCCGGCTTCCTCGCGCTCGGCGTCGCCTACAGCGCACCCCCGGCCCGGCTGAAGACGCGCCCGCCGCTCGATTCCCTCTCGAACGGCCTGTACGTCCTGCCCGGCGCCGCGGCCTACGCCGCCGTCGCCGGGCGCCACCCACCGCTGTTGGCCGTCGTCGGCGGGTGGCTGTGGACGATGGCGATGCACACCTTCTCCGCGATTCCCGACATCGAACCGGACCGCCGGGCGGGCATCGAGACGACGGCGACGAGACTCGGGGAGGGGGCGACCTACGCCTACTGTGCCGCCTGCTGGGCGCTCGCCGCCGTCGCCTTCGGCCTCCTCGACGTTCGGCTGGGCGCCCTGATCGGCCTGTATCCCCTCGGCGTCGCGCTCGTCGCCCGGTCGTCGGTGGCGGCCGACCGGGCGTACTGGTGGTTCCCCGCGGTCAACACCGTCGCCGGTGCGCTCATCACTATCGCCGGGCTCTGGAGGGTCGTGCATGGCTGA